The Candidatus Nanopelagicales bacterium genome contains the following window.
CCGCCATCATGGGTGTCATCGCCGATCTGGCTCAGTATCCGAGCTGGAGCGAAGGCGTGGAATCGATCGACGTCCTAGAGACCTTTGCGGATGGGCGCCCCAAGGTGGCCCGATTCCACTTCTCATCTGGGCCGATCCAGGACACGTTCGTTCTTCGCTACGAATGGAACGGCAATG
Protein-coding sequences here:
- a CDS encoding SRPBCC family protein, yielding MADRTHGEISINAQASAIMGVIADLAQYPSWSEGVESIDVLETFADGRPKVARFHFSSGPIQDTFVLRYEWNGNDSVSWWLNEGSVLKKQEGTYSIIPNSDGSMLVSYDLTVELAIP